The proteins below come from a single Chryseobacterium bernardetii genomic window:
- a CDS encoding Sec-independent protein translocase subunit TatA/TatB encodes MELSIGEMALIAVAIVVLFGPDKLPQIARDLGAGVRKMRGAVEDIKTEIMKETDNPVSEIKREIEKVKDAAKDFNPMKDIEKDVLTEPASTTQEPPKPKPADDETYEGPVSR; translated from the coding sequence ATGGAATTAAGCATTGGAGAAATGGCATTGATTGCAGTGGCAATCGTTGTATTATTCGGTCCGGATAAACTGCCTCAGATTGCACGTGACTTAGGTGCGGGTGTTAGAAAGATGCGTGGTGCAGTAGAAGATATCAAAACTGAAATCATGAAGGAAACAGATAACCCTGTTTCTGAAATTAAGCGTGAAATTGAGAAAGTAAAAGATGCTGCCAAGGATTTCAACCCAATGAAGGATATTGAAAAAGATGTTCTTACAGAGCCTGCATCTACCACTCAGGAACCTCCAAAACCAAAGCCTGCCGATGATGAAACTTACGAAGGACCTGTAAGCCGATAA
- a CDS encoding GNAT family N-acetyltransferase: MKIISINKEHYPDISKIYQEGIDTGISTFETTVPSWESWNESKLLHSRIIAVQGDIVLGWAALSKVSSRCVYEGVAEVSVYVSENHRGKGVGKFLMHQLIEESEANGIWTLQSGMFPENKATIALHKTFGFRMIGYRERIGKLQGVWRDSVMMERRSQVVGID, translated from the coding sequence ATGAAAATAATTTCAATTAATAAGGAACATTATCCGGATATTTCCAAAATATATCAGGAAGGTATTGACACCGGCATTTCAACATTTGAGACCACTGTTCCATCATGGGAGAGCTGGAATGAAAGTAAATTGTTGCATAGCAGGATCATAGCTGTTCAGGGGGATATTGTACTAGGCTGGGCTGCCTTATCCAAAGTGAGCAGCCGTTGTGTTTATGAAGGCGTAGCTGAAGTAAGTGTATATGTATCGGAAAACCATAGAGGAAAAGGTGTGGGTAAATTTTTAATGCATCAACTTATAGAAGAAAGCGAAGCAAACGGAATCTGGACTTTACAATCTGGAATGTTTCCTGAAAATAAGGCTACCATAGCATTGCATAAAACTTTTGGATTTAGAATGATCGGGTACCGGGAGAGAATAGGGAAGCTGCAGGGTGTATGGAGGGATAGCGTAATGATGGAGAGAAGAAGCCAAGTGGTAGGAATAGATTAA
- a CDS encoding phosphatase PAP2 family protein, whose translation MEEIIQEDKQVFLYLNNLGDPAFDQFWMLISSTWIWVPLYSIFLYFLYKNYKLKSLVFILIFLALGATVSDQLASVFKYGVARLRPCHDPSLEHYMRIVKCGGQYGFYSAHASNTFFLAAFLCILLKNKLKWFPYVIFVWAIVVSYSRIYLGVHFPIDILVGAFVGSLLGVIFGALARKVINKQNITS comes from the coding sequence ATGGAGGAAATTATTCAGGAAGATAAGCAGGTATTCTTATACCTTAATAATTTGGGCGACCCGGCTTTTGACCAGTTTTGGATGCTTATTTCAAGCACTTGGATCTGGGTGCCGCTCTATAGTATATTCCTTTATTTTTTATACAAAAATTACAAACTAAAATCATTAGTTTTTATTCTTATATTTTTAGCCCTTGGAGCAACAGTCTCAGATCAGCTGGCAAGTGTATTCAAATATGGAGTCGCAAGGTTAAGGCCGTGTCATGATCCCAGTTTGGAACACTATATGAGAATTGTGAAGTGTGGTGGACAATACGGATTTTATTCCGCACATGCCTCCAATACATTTTTTTTAGCCGCCTTTTTATGTATTTTACTTAAAAATAAACTTAAATGGTTTCCTTATGTTATATTTGTATGGGCTATAGTGGTTTCCTACAGCCGAATATATTTAGGAGTGCATTTTCCAATTGATATTTTGGTGGGGGCGTTTGTTGGATCTTTATTGGGAGTGATATTTGGTGCGCTCGCCAGGAAAGTAATCAACAAGCAAAATATAACTTCATGA
- a CDS encoding DUF6428 family protein translates to MKLSEIKEILSTLDNVEFQLENGAFVPEHFHVTEVGTVTKHFIDCGGVIRHEKVVNFQLWNANDFEHRLKPGKLLNIIKLSEEKLGIEEGEIEVEYQNTTIGKYDLEFNGKTFVLKNKTTACLAQDACGIPVEKQKVSLSELSSNKNSCCTPNSGCC, encoded by the coding sequence ATGAAATTATCTGAGATTAAAGAAATTTTGTCAACACTGGATAATGTTGAATTTCAATTAGAAAACGGAGCTTTTGTTCCTGAGCATTTTCATGTTACAGAAGTAGGAACTGTAACAAAACATTTTATTGATTGTGGTGGGGTCATACGCCATGAAAAAGTGGTTAATTTTCAATTATGGAATGCCAATGATTTTGAACACAGGTTAAAACCTGGGAAGCTTTTAAATATTATTAAATTATCGGAAGAAAAGCTGGGTATTGAAGAGGGTGAAATTGAAGTTGAATATCAAAATACAACCATTGGGAAATATGATTTAGAGTTTAATGGAAAAACATTTGTTCTTAAAAATAAGACAACAGCCTGTTTAGCTCAGGACGCCTGTGGCATTCCTGTAGAAAAGCAGAAAGTAAGCCTGTCAGAGCTTTCTTCAAACAAGAATTCTTGCTGTACACCCAATTCAGGATGCTGTTAA
- the secD gene encoding protein translocase subunit SecD, with translation MQGKGLITIVAIVLGLICLNELLPTWYASKIESQIEAAKGNEKEIKRIKEDTLNLGYTKLYYSKAKDKEMKLGLDLKGGINVLLEINQRDLVNDLTNYSTNPVLIEALNKTDEAQKNSTKSYIDNFFEQFDAVNKAKGTNLKLADPELFGNTNLSEIKYNTTDEQVKSIVKRRIDLSVGTAFEVIRTRIDKLGAIQPNVQRVPGTARISVEMPGMKDIDKVKKMLQTSAKLQFWEVQQVPEIAPYFQTLTTMVAAKGDSMGVAKNVNFMNLLQLDKLRSNGVANVKLSDTAVVNKILNSKVGMALRPANIKYTQFMWGYKPEATSPDDLVLYAIRSNINQKAPVDGAVETANISYDELGRVVVDMQMDSKGAKEWKTLTEKNVGKPVAVTLDNRVYTAPNVVSAIPNGRTQISGNFSQEEAKELVDVLGAGKLPAGAKVVQATQVGPSLGQESINAGMISFAIAFLIIIVYIIFYYGGAGVYAVIAMVINLFYIFGIMDSGDFTLTLPGIAGIVLTMAMAVDTNVIIYERTKEELFAGKSILEAYKDGFKHALSAIIDGHSTTLLTAVVLFFFGTGPIKGFALTLMIGIIMTLFTSVLLSRVMIFSRLNKGKHLSVWTPPTKNLFRNTWIDFIGKRKYAYIISAVLTVICLVSMFTHGFKYGIDFTGGRNYVVRFDKDVNANDVEEKLVKLFKTEDGKNSSVEAKTFGNSKQLKISTDYLIEDESLKADQTIEQKLYEGLKGDLPSNITLNDFKSADKDHAGIISSEKVGPTVADDIQTHGILAVVAALAGIFIYILFRFRKWQFSLGAVAALFHDAVIILGTYSLLHKYMPFNMEINQDFIAAILTVLGYSINDTVIIFDRIREYLREKKSLTLAGLFDDSISSTLGRTFNTSFTTILVILAIFIFGGDNLRGFMFAMLIGIGFGTYSSIFIASAIAYDFLKKGKEEEVHGKTTSDKEVLASK, from the coding sequence ATGCAAGGAAAAGGACTTATTACAATTGTTGCTATTGTCCTGGGGTTGATTTGCTTAAACGAGCTATTACCAACCTGGTACGCCAGCAAAATTGAATCGCAGATAGAAGCTGCGAAAGGAAACGAGAAAGAGATCAAACGAATCAAAGAAGATACTCTTAATCTTGGGTATACGAAGCTTTATTATTCAAAAGCTAAAGACAAGGAAATGAAATTGGGTCTTGACTTAAAAGGAGGGATCAACGTTCTTTTGGAAATCAACCAGAGAGATTTGGTGAACGATTTAACCAATTATTCTACAAATCCTGTTCTTATTGAGGCTTTAAACAAGACTGATGAAGCTCAGAAAAACTCAACAAAATCTTACATCGACAACTTCTTTGAACAGTTCGATGCGGTTAACAAAGCAAAAGGAACAAACCTGAAGCTTGCTGATCCGGAACTTTTCGGAAACACAAACTTATCTGAAATCAAGTATAATACTACTGATGAGCAGGTAAAAAGTATTGTTAAAAGAAGAATTGATCTTTCTGTAGGAACGGCTTTCGAGGTAATCAGAACGAGAATTGATAAGCTTGGAGCAATCCAGCCAAACGTTCAGAGAGTACCTGGTACAGCTAGGATTTCTGTAGAAATGCCTGGTATGAAGGATATCGACAAGGTAAAGAAAATGCTTCAGACTTCTGCAAAACTACAGTTCTGGGAAGTACAGCAGGTTCCTGAAATTGCACCTTATTTCCAGACATTAACAACTATGGTTGCTGCAAAAGGAGATTCTATGGGAGTTGCAAAGAATGTGAACTTCATGAACCTTTTACAGCTTGACAAATTAAGAAGTAATGGTGTAGCGAATGTAAAATTATCTGATACTGCTGTTGTAAACAAAATCTTAAACAGCAAAGTAGGTATGGCTTTACGTCCTGCAAACATTAAATATACACAGTTCATGTGGGGTTACAAACCTGAAGCTACAAGTCCTGATGATTTAGTATTGTATGCAATCAGAAGTAACATCAACCAAAAAGCTCCGGTTGACGGTGCTGTAGAAACTGCAAACATCAGCTACGACGAACTTGGAAGAGTAGTGGTAGACATGCAGATGGACTCTAAAGGAGCTAAAGAATGGAAAACCCTAACAGAGAAAAACGTTGGAAAACCAGTAGCTGTAACACTTGATAACAGAGTATACACTGCTCCTAACGTTGTAAGTGCCATTCCTAACGGTAGAACTCAGATCTCTGGTAACTTCTCTCAGGAAGAAGCTAAAGAATTGGTTGACGTTTTAGGGGCTGGTAAATTACCTGCAGGTGCTAAAGTAGTTCAGGCTACTCAGGTAGGTCCGTCTTTAGGGCAGGAGTCTATTAATGCAGGGATGATTTCATTTGCAATCGCATTCTTAATTATCATTGTTTATATTATTTTCTATTACGGTGGTGCAGGGGTGTACGCTGTAATTGCGATGGTAATTAACCTTTTCTATATTTTCGGAATTATGGATTCCGGAGACTTCACTCTTACGCTTCCTGGTATTGCTGGTATCGTATTAACGATGGCTATGGCGGTAGATACGAACGTAATTATCTATGAAAGAACTAAAGAAGAACTATTCGCTGGTAAGAGCATCTTAGAAGCTTATAAAGACGGTTTCAAACACGCATTAAGTGCGATTATTGACGGTCACTCTACTACGTTATTAACTGCAGTTGTATTGTTCTTCTTTGGAACAGGGCCTATTAAAGGTTTTGCATTGACATTGATGATCGGTATTATCATGACATTGTTCACTTCTGTATTATTATCAAGAGTAATGATCTTCAGCAGGCTGAACAAAGGTAAACACCTTTCTGTATGGACTCCGCCAACAAAAAACCTATTCAGAAATACCTGGATCGACTTCATTGGGAAGAGAAAGTATGCATACATCATCTCTGCTGTATTAACAGTGATCTGTTTAGTATCAATGTTTACTCACGGTTTCAAATATGGTATTGATTTTACAGGAGGTAGAAACTATGTAGTAAGATTTGATAAGGACGTAAACGCTAATGATGTTGAAGAAAAATTAGTAAAACTATTCAAAACTGAAGATGGTAAAAACTCTTCTGTAGAAGCTAAAACTTTCGGAAACTCTAAGCAATTGAAAATCTCTACAGATTACCTTATTGAAGATGAATCTTTAAAAGCTGACCAGACTATTGAGCAGAAGTTATACGAAGGATTAAAAGGAGACCTTCCTTCTAATATTACTTTAAATGACTTCAAATCAGCAGACAAAGACCATGCAGGTATCATTTCATCTGAAAAAGTAGGTCCTACGGTTGCTGATGATATTCAGACACACGGTATCCTTGCGGTAGTTGCTGCATTGGCTGGTATCTTTATCTATATCTTATTCAGATTTAGAAAATGGCAGTTCTCTTTAGGAGCTGTAGCAGCATTGTTCCACGATGCGGTGATTATTTTAGGAACGTATTCATTACTTCATAAATATATGCCGTTTAACATGGAGATCAACCAGGATTTCATTGCTGCGATCCTTACGGTATTAGGATACTCAATCAATGACACGGTAATTATCTTCGACAGAATTAGAGAATACCTTAGAGAGAAAAAATCTTTAACATTAGCTGGATTATTTGATGACTCTATTTCAAGTACATTGGGTAGAACATTCAACACTTCATTCACTACGATTTTGGTGATCCTTGCGATCTTCATCTTTGGTGGTGATAACCTGAGAGGTTTCATGTTTGCTATGTTAATCGGTATTGGATTCGGTACTTACTCATCAATCTTTATTGCATCGGCAATTGCTTATGACTTCCTTAAGAAAGGTAAAGAAGAAGAAGTACACGGAAAAACCACTTCTGATAAAGAAGTACTTGCTTCAAAATAA
- a CDS encoding PQQ-dependent sugar dehydrogenase — translation MKNLLFTLSIFSSLIVNAQSINLVEFATGLTSPVEITNANDSRLFVVQQNGIIKIIQPDGTINPTNFLNISSKILFNGERGLLGLAFHPQYSTNGYFFVYYNNTAGNVVLARYSVNSTNPDVADPNSEKILLNIPKPFANHNGGSIHFAPDGKLWVITGDGGSAGDPNNNAQNKNSLLGKMLRLDVDATGPYNIPPDNPFVGNTIDGADEVWAYGLRNAWKFSFDITTGNAMIADVGQGAIEEINKMPITQAGSNYGWRCYEGNTAYNTTGCPAQSTMTFPVAVYDHSGGKCSITGGYVYRGTQYPSLQGKYFFADYCSNQIGILNTDNSITWTSAYSGNGFSSFGQDSQKELYVAGVESGKIYKITTGTLNTHENDFPETIKIYPNPASKQIFISGVKGKNTTAEIISAEGRKMLKTDNITNEKGIDISGLTPGVYFINLKSGDYKSYSQKIVIK, via the coding sequence ATGAAAAATCTACTTTTTACCCTAAGTATCTTTTCTTCCTTAATCGTTAATGCTCAAAGCATTAATTTGGTTGAATTTGCCACCGGGCTAACCAGTCCTGTGGAGATTACAAACGCCAATGACAGCCGGTTATTCGTGGTTCAGCAGAATGGTATCATAAAAATAATTCAGCCTGATGGGACAATTAATCCCACTAATTTCCTGAATATTTCTTCAAAGATTCTTTTTAATGGTGAAAGAGGTCTTTTAGGACTTGCATTCCATCCGCAATACTCTACCAATGGGTATTTTTTTGTGTATTATAATAATACGGCCGGTAATGTTGTATTGGCAAGATATAGTGTCAATTCCACCAATCCTGATGTGGCAGACCCCAATTCTGAAAAAATATTACTGAACATTCCCAAACCATTTGCCAATCACAATGGCGGAAGCATCCACTTTGCCCCTGATGGAAAACTTTGGGTTATAACCGGTGACGGTGGAAGCGCCGGAGATCCCAACAACAATGCTCAAAATAAAAACTCATTACTGGGAAAAATGTTGAGATTAGATGTAGACGCTACCGGTCCATATAATATTCCTCCTGATAATCCTTTTGTAGGAAACACCATTGATGGTGCAGATGAAGTATGGGCCTATGGACTCCGAAATGCATGGAAATTTTCATTTGATATTACTACCGGAAATGCTATGATTGCCGATGTAGGCCAGGGAGCCATTGAGGAGATCAATAAAATGCCTATTACCCAAGCTGGAAGCAATTATGGATGGCGCTGTTATGAAGGAAATACGGCTTACAATACAACAGGATGCCCAGCGCAGTCTACAATGACATTTCCTGTTGCTGTCTATGATCACTCCGGAGGAAAATGCTCTATTACCGGCGGCTATGTCTACAGGGGAACTCAATATCCATCTCTTCAGGGGAAATATTTCTTTGCAGACTATTGCTCTAACCAGATAGGTATTCTGAATACTGATAATTCGATCACATGGACATCTGCATATAGCGGAAACGGCTTTTCTTCTTTTGGACAAGATTCCCAGAAAGAACTTTATGTAGCCGGAGTTGAAAGTGGAAAAATTTATAAAATTACAACAGGAACCTTAAATACCCATGAAAATGATTTTCCAGAAACAATAAAAATCTATCCCAACCCTGCTTCAAAACAGATTTTCATCAGTGGAGTTAAAGGCAAAAACACAACAGCAGAGATCATCAGTGCCGAAGGGCGAAAAATGTTAAAAACAGATAATATCACTAATGAAAAGGGTATTGATATTTCCGGACTTACTCCTGGAGTTTATTTTATCAATCTGAAATCAGGAGATTATAAATCTTACAGCCAGAAAATTGTTATCAAGTAA
- a CDS encoding low molecular weight phosphatase family protein has product MYPKLLETIELLKDQQISKDRKATLKLLIDFIQDKLDNRKIIDINFICTHNSRRSHLSQVWAQTASVYFNIPNVTCYSGGTEETAMFPKVAETLREQGFLIIKISDTENPVYAIRYDENLHPIIGFSKKYDNVFNPKHGFAAVMTCSQADGGCPFIPGADKRIPITFEDPKLSDGTPEQNQVYYEKSLQIGAEMLYVFSQIKKQHENNFN; this is encoded by the coding sequence ATGTACCCTAAACTATTAGAAACAATTGAGTTATTAAAAGATCAGCAAATTAGCAAAGACAGGAAAGCTACATTAAAATTATTAATTGACTTTATTCAGGACAAACTTGATAACAGGAAAATAATTGATATTAATTTCATCTGTACCCACAACTCAAGAAGAAGCCATTTATCACAAGTTTGGGCACAAACAGCAAGCGTATACTTTAATATTCCCAATGTAACTTGTTATTCAGGAGGAACTGAAGAAACTGCAATGTTTCCTAAGGTTGCGGAAACGTTGAGGGAGCAAGGCTTTTTGATCATAAAGATTTCAGATACGGAAAATCCTGTATACGCTATCAGGTATGATGAAAATCTGCATCCCATTATTGGTTTTTCAAAAAAATATGATAATGTTTTTAATCCCAAACATGGTTTTGCTGCAGTTATGACTTGCTCGCAGGCTGATGGAGGCTGTCCTTTCATTCCGGGAGCAGATAAACGTATTCCCATTACTTTTGAAGATCCTAAACTTTCAGACGGTACCCCTGAACAGAACCAGGTTTATTACGAAAAAAGTTTACAGATAGGAGCAGAGATGCTGTATGTCTTTTCACAAATAAAAAAACAGCATGAAAATAATTTCAATTAA
- a CDS encoding tetratricopeptide repeat protein, with translation MKKTLLVLVSVSFSLNILAQDKKIAEECFKKADYKCAEEQYSKLAEKEQIRKIQSEYYNYLGTAQRRLGKTNLAFKSYDMALKTNPMSVSVYENLSSLYSQKGDKKKALEYIESGLKVDDKSADLYLTRSKIYEIQDKKEQAKADLNHILTFAPDNIFAKTGLANLKKNNGELDDALKDYNKLIAEKPESLLYSGRADVYLRMKKNKEALADVNKAISIDPKFAQAFVTKALVLFNMAKPKEACENLDKAVSLGYERAVLAEYYAKCVKK, from the coding sequence ATGAAAAAAACTTTATTAGTTCTGGTTTCAGTCAGCTTCTCTTTAAATATCCTTGCCCAGGATAAAAAAATAGCCGAAGAATGTTTTAAAAAAGCAGATTATAAATGTGCTGAAGAGCAATATTCCAAACTGGCAGAAAAGGAGCAGATCCGGAAAATACAATCAGAATATTATAATTATCTCGGAACAGCGCAAAGAAGATTAGGAAAAACTAATCTTGCATTTAAATCATATGATATGGCCTTAAAAACCAATCCAATGTCTGTTTCTGTATATGAAAACCTTTCTTCCCTGTACAGCCAGAAAGGAGACAAGAAAAAGGCACTGGAGTATATTGAAAGTGGCCTTAAAGTAGATGATAAAAGCGCTGACTTATACCTCACCCGTTCCAAAATCTATGAAATTCAGGATAAAAAAGAGCAGGCCAAAGCCGATCTTAATCATATCCTGACCTTTGCACCGGATAATATCTTTGCCAAAACAGGATTAGCTAATCTTAAAAAGAATAATGGTGAACTGGATGATGCATTGAAAGATTATAATAAACTCATTGCAGAAAAGCCGGAATCATTGCTGTATAGCGGAAGGGCAGATGTTTACTTGAGAATGAAAAAAAATAAGGAAGCACTTGCAGATGTCAATAAAGCAATTTCTATTGATCCGAAGTTTGCCCAGGCATTTGTAACGAAAGCACTGGTCTTATTTAATATGGCAAAGCCTAAAGAAGCCTGTGAAAACCTGGACAAAGCTGTTAGTTTAGGGTATGAAAGAGCTGTTTTGGCTGAGTATTATGCCAAATGCGTTAAAAAATAA
- a CDS encoding ArsR/SmtB family transcription factor has translation MGVTKTDHFTDEQNRIAIIAKALGHPARVAIIEYLLKVNTCICGDIVNELPLAQATVSQHLKELKNAGLIKGNIEGTAICYCIDETTFGILKDYFSKIILTVSNQKCC, from the coding sequence ATGGGAGTAACTAAAACTGACCATTTCACAGACGAGCAAAACAGGATCGCTATCATTGCAAAAGCATTAGGCCATCCTGCCAGAGTTGCTATTATTGAATATCTGTTAAAAGTAAATACCTGCATCTGCGGAGACATTGTGAATGAACTTCCATTAGCACAAGCCACAGTTTCACAACATCTGAAAGAATTAAAGAATGCAGGTCTGATAAAAGGAAATATTGAAGGAACTGCCATCTGTTATTGTATTGATGAAACTACCTTTGGAATATTAAAAGACTATTTTTCAAAAATCATACTTACAGTTTCCAATCAGAAATGCTGTTAA
- the arsB gene encoding ACR3 family arsenite efflux transporter, with protein MQPKLKFLDRYLTLWIFLAMFLGIGLGYFFPGILNLTNSLSVGTTNIPLAIGLIVMMYPPLAKVDYSLLPKVFSDKKIIGISLLLNWVIGPVLMFVLAIIFLRNEPDYMIGLILIGLARCIAMVLVWNDLAKGNREYGTLLVALNSLFQVLCYSFMVWLFINVLPEKLGLANFNITVSMGEVTRSVFIYLGIPFIAGFLSRYLLIRLKGLEWYNRKFVPVVSPLTLYALLFTIVIMFSMKGDKILELPLDVLKVAVPLIVYFVLMFLASFLINRSFKVPYDKNASIAFTATGNNFELAIAVSIAVFGIHSPQAFVGVIGPLVEVPVLILLVKLSLWLKKNYYT; from the coding sequence ATGCAGCCAAAATTAAAATTTCTGGATAGATATCTTACGCTTTGGATATTTTTAGCAATGTTTTTAGGAATAGGTTTAGGTTATTTCTTTCCTGGTATCTTAAATTTAACCAATTCTTTATCTGTTGGAACTACAAATATTCCTCTGGCAATTGGATTAATAGTAATGATGTATCCACCATTAGCAAAGGTCGATTATTCCTTACTGCCAAAAGTTTTTTCAGATAAAAAAATCATAGGAATTTCTTTGTTGTTAAATTGGGTAATAGGCCCTGTATTAATGTTTGTACTGGCTATTATTTTCCTTAGAAATGAACCTGACTATATGATTGGTTTAATTCTGATCGGCTTGGCAAGGTGTATCGCAATGGTACTCGTCTGGAACGATTTAGCAAAAGGTAATCGTGAATATGGAACACTATTGGTAGCTTTAAATAGCCTGTTTCAAGTACTTTGTTATAGTTTTATGGTTTGGCTTTTTATTAATGTTTTACCAGAAAAATTAGGTTTAGCTAATTTTAATATAACAGTATCAATGGGGGAAGTTACAAGAAGTGTTTTTATATATCTGGGTATTCCTTTCATAGCGGGCTTTTTAAGCAGGTATTTACTAATCAGGTTAAAAGGTTTGGAATGGTATAACAGGAAATTTGTTCCTGTAGTTTCTCCACTCACTCTTTATGCTCTTTTATTTACGATTGTAATCATGTTTAGTATGAAAGGGGATAAGATACTGGAATTACCATTAGATGTTTTAAAAGTAGCTGTACCGTTGATTGTATACTTTGTTCTGATGTTTTTGGCAAGTTTTCTGATAAATAGATCATTCAAAGTTCCTTATGATAAAAATGCTTCCATAGCCTTTACTGCAACCGGTAATAACTTTGAATTAGCAATTGCAGTGTCTATTGCAGTATTCGGAATTCATTCTCCGCAAGCATTTGTTGGAGTAATTGGACCATTGGTGGAAGTGCCGGTTTTGATATTACTTGTAAAATTAAGTCTATGGTTGAAAAAGAACTATTATACCTGA
- a CDS encoding TCR/Tet family MFS transporter: MENSKKKAAIGFIFITLLIDITGWGIIIPVVPKLIEELIHADISEAAKYGGWLGFAYAFTQFIFSPLVGNLSDKYGRRPIILISLFGFAVDYIFLALAPSIWWLFLGRIIAGITGASVTTASAYIADISTDEDRAKNFGLIGAAFGLGFIIGPVLGGVLGHYGARVPFYAAAGLCLLNFLYGYFILPESLDKDKRREFDWKRANPVGSFKFLGKHPEISGLITALILIYIAGHAVQSNWSFFTMYKFNWTERMVGISLGVVGLLVGLVQGLLIRWTTPRLGEQKSIYYGLAMYAIGLLLFAFASEGWMMFAFLVPYCLGGICGPALQSVITKSVPSNEQGELQGALTSLMSATSIIGPPMMTNLFYFFTHDEAPFEFSGAPFFLAFILMAISVVITYSAFKKKRKI, from the coding sequence ATGGAAAATTCAAAGAAAAAAGCGGCTATAGGCTTTATATTTATTACTTTACTGATTGATATTACCGGATGGGGAATCATTATCCCTGTTGTTCCTAAATTAATTGAGGAGTTGATTCATGCAGATATCAGTGAGGCTGCAAAATATGGAGGTTGGTTAGGATTTGCCTACGCATTTACACAGTTTATCTTTTCTCCACTGGTGGGAAATCTGAGTGATAAATACGGGCGAAGACCTATTATTCTAATATCACTTTTCGGATTTGCGGTGGATTATATTTTCCTGGCCCTGGCTCCAAGTATCTGGTGGCTGTTTCTGGGAAGGATTATTGCGGGAATTACCGGAGCAAGTGTAACCACTGCCAGTGCTTATATTGCAGATATTTCCACAGATGAAGACAGAGCAAAAAACTTTGGACTGATAGGGGCTGCCTTTGGATTAGGTTTCATTATAGGCCCTGTTTTGGGAGGTGTTTTAGGGCATTACGGTGCAAGAGTTCCTTTTTATGCAGCAGCAGGTTTATGTCTTCTTAATTTCCTGTATGGCTATTTCATTCTTCCTGAAAGTTTAGATAAAGATAAAAGAAGAGAGTTTGACTGGAAGCGCGCCAATCCCGTAGGATCCTTTAAATTTTTAGGGAAGCACCCGGAAATTTCAGGCCTTATTACCGCATTAATACTGATCTATATTGCAGGACATGCCGTACAGAGTAACTGGAGTTTCTTTACAATGTATAAATTTAACTGGACAGAAAGGATGGTAGGGATTTCGTTGGGAGTAGTAGGTTTACTTGTAGGTTTAGTACAGGGACTTTTAATCAGATGGACTACACCAAGGTTGGGAGAACAGAAAAGTATTTATTATGGTCTTGCGATGTATGCTATAGGCTTATTATTATTTGCTTTTGCTTCAGAAGGTTGGATGATGTTTGCATTTTTAGTTCCATACTGTCTAGGAGGAATCTGTGGGCCTGCTTTGCAGTCTGTAATTACAAAGAGCGTGCCTTCCAATGAGCAGGGTGAACTTCAGGGAGCATTAACCAGTTTAATGAGTGCTACTTCAATTATTGGCCCTCCAATGATGACGAACCTGTTCTATTTCTTTACGCATGATGAAGCACCATTTGAGTTTTCGGGGGCTCCGTTCTTCCTGGCATTTATTTTAATGGCCATTAGTGTAGTCATTACTTATTCTGCTTTTAAGAAAAAAAGAAAGATTTAA